The Pecten maximus chromosome 12, xPecMax1.1, whole genome shotgun sequence genome includes a region encoding these proteins:
- the LOC117339043 gene encoding histidine-rich glycoprotein-like has protein sequence MGHHDKRYSEEIGHHDKRYSEEMGHHDKRYSEEMGHQNTRYSGEVGHHDKRYSEEMGHHDKRYSEEVGHHAKRYSEEMGHHDKKYSEEMGHHDKRYSEEMGYHDKRYSEETGHHDKRYNEKIGHHDKRYSEEMGHHDKRYSEEMGHHDKRYSEEMGHHDKRYSEEMGHHDKRYCEEIGHHDKRYSEEMGHQNTRYSEEMGHHAKRYREEVGHHDKRYSEEMGHHDKRYSEEMGHHDKRYSEEMGHHDKRYCEEIGHHDKRYSEEMGHQNTRYSEEMGHHAKRYREEVGHHDKRYSEEMGHHDKRSSEEIGHHDKRYSEEMGHQNTRYSEEMGHHAKRYSEEMGHHDKRYSEEMSHHDKRYSEEVGHQNTRYSGEVNYSDIRYAIKLTQKSRSLDIRYT, from the coding sequence ATGGGTCACCATGATAAAAGATACAGCGAAGAAATAGGTCACCATGATAAAAGATACAGCGAAGAAATGGGTCACCATGATAAAAGATATAGCGAAGAAATGGGTCACCAGAATACAAGATACAGTGGAGAAGTTGGTCACCATGATAAAAGATATAGCGAAGAAATGGGTCACCATGATAAAAGATATAGCGAAGAAGTGGGTCACCATGCTAAAAGATATAGCGAAGAAATGGGTCACCATGACAAAAAATATAGCGAAGAAATGGGTCACCACGATAAAAGATATAGCGAAGAAATGGGTTACCATGATAAAAGATATAGCGAAGAAACGGGTCACCATGATAAAAGATACAACGAAAAAATTGGTCACCATGATAAAAGATATAGCGAAGAAATGGGTCACCATGATAAAAGATATAGCGAAGAAATGGGTCACCATGATAAAAGATACAGCGAAGAAATGGGTCACCATGATAAAAGATACAGCGAAGAAATGGGTCACCATGATAAAAGATACTGCGAAGAAATAGGTCACCATGATAAAAGATACAGCGAAGAAATGGGTCACCAGAATACAAGATATAGCGAAGAAATGGGACACCATGCTAAAAGATACCGCGAAGAAGTGGGTCACCATGATAAAAGATATAGCGAAGAAATGGGTCACCATGATAAAAGATACAGCGAAGAAATGGGTCACCATGATAAAAGATACAGCGAAGAAATGGGTCACCATGATAAAAGATACTGCGAAGAAATAGGTCACCATGATAAAAGATACAGCGAAGAAATGGGTCACCAGAATACAAGATATAGCGAAGAAATGGGACACCATGCTAAAAGATACCGCGAAGAAGTGGGTCACCATGATAAAAGATATAGCGAAGAAATGGGTCACCATGATAAAAGATCCAGCGAAGAAATAGGTCACCATGATAAAAGATACAGCGAAGAAATGGGTCACCAGAATACAAGATATAGCGAAGAAATGGGACACCATGCTAAAAGATACAGCGAAGAAATGGGTCACCATGATAAAAGATATAGCGAAGAAATGAGTCACCATGATAAAAGATATAGCGAAGAAGTGGGTCACCAGAATACAAGATACAGTGGAGAAGTAAATTATTCCGATATCAGATATGCCATCAAGCTAACACAGAAAAGTAGGTCACTAGATATCAGATACACGTAA